The Haematobia irritans isolate KBUSLIRL chromosome 1, ASM5000362v1, whole genome shotgun sequence DNA segment gtcttagagcaatatttcgatgtgttacaaacggaatgacaaagttaatatacccccatcctatggtggagggtataaaaacatttatgATATCAATAAATTAATTAGGAAATGTTGTTGCAAATTATCGAAATCTAATCAAATATTGCTTATCAATTAAGTCACTTCTGTCCCCTTAAACAACTACAACACTGTCTGTGGCCCCCAATACAAATTACATGGGTGATGTTTGTTCGGTAGTGTGAGCGTTGACTTAAGCAAGAGCAAAGGAGAGTGAAAGACACTTGAAGTAAAAGCAAATTTACACTCTACAAAACTCACAGATAGTAAATAGATGATGTTaatcgagagagagagagagaaagagaaaataaatttatgatgcTCATCAAATATACCTATATACAAACACACATATGACCTAAGCAAGATTTGCTCACCACATCACTCAGTTACACACATATGTTAGCATGTAGGTATTTTGCTCATTGATTTTGGCTAAATTCaatgaacaaaaaaacacaaacacaagAGTGAGCACATCAACGAACGAAAGTTTTATTGGAGAATGGAGCACATATGGCAGTCTTGAAAATATTCGCGAACTATGCGGTCGCATTACGATGAATTATACGCTTCGAGTAGCGGTGAAACGACgacgaataaatttttgaatactAGTACTAgccataataataatagtaataacaacaacaccaactacACCAGCTACAACAATAGTAGTAATGGTACGATACCATATCACGCCCGTGAAAATTCACTTCCATTCAGTTACGGACAAATTAAAACCTCAACGCCATCGTTAAGGCCAACAACAAAATCAACGGCGTCGTCATCTTTGTACAATAAAAACGGTGTTGAACATGATTTAGACTTTGATTTCGATTTCGGTTTGAGTTCTGGTCGCAATGGTGGCGGTTTCGCAAAAACCtcaaataacaataataataatggcCTGATCATCAATAGTAATAATGGGAGTGGCAAAGATGTCAAttacaatttgaaacaaaatacaacaacaaatacGTCTACAAGTATCGATCGTGCAAATAAACgtagtgaatttttttctaacgGTAGTGTTGGTTTAGGAGAAAATTCCCATAATTCCCCCACGTATAGAGCAGGAGGAGGTGGAGGAGGAAGTGCAGACACAGGAGACTTTGGTTGCACTCAAACAttgagatataataaaatagcgACGTCATCATCGGGGGTGGAAACACCAGATGCCAGTATGATTAAAGTCCAACCACGTCTCACTAGTCCTTTGCTAGTGCGAAAAACTTTAAGTGGCGGcggcagcagcaacagcagtaGATCACCTACGCGCTCCAATACCAATACCATTGCAAATACATACCACTACAGCTATGGTAGTGGCGGTGATGGAGACAACTTTGACAAGTTTGGCGTAAATGGCAATATCAACTATAAGAACGATGCCAAAGGCAGTTATGGACACAATTCAACGCTATACAGTGGTAGTGGTGGTGGTAGCAGTGACATACTCACAACAAAAACACCAGCTCGACATGATTTTGATGAACTGCTACGTGAGCGCCGTGAGAAGGTTTACAATGAATACCGTTCCACGACACAAGAAGTCATAGCCCCCTCACCAAATAGTTCCCCCTTACCACCGCCAAGGCGTTTCATGAATGGCACCGTACAATTGCCTTCAACATTGCCGCCATCGTTGAGACATCATAATGGCAATAGTAATGGCTCCGCCACCTCGGCATCACATCCTCCCCAAATACCCCAACGTAGTCAAAGTCAAAAtggcaaatataattttgattttcaatttaatcTTAATTTGGATGACCAAATACAAAATAACGACAatgattttttgaaaaggcgACAGCCATCATTGGATCGTTCGCCACAACGATCAGCGACAAGTCGTAGCTATCAACAGCTGCATGTCATCGATCATCATCGTGATGCTGATGGTGATGACGACATTCTGAGAAGGCGAAATCAGACATTGGATCGTTACAACATGACGACGACGTCGCAACGGCAGACGACAAGCTATCAGCAGAGACATTTGCAACAGGACGACCACGATGATGTTGACTTTGTAAGAAGGCCAAATCAACAATTGTATCAAACGCGCGACATTCCTTTGGATTCATACAATGTGGAACGTAATTATCACACTTCATCATTGACCACACATGCCAAGAATCAATACAACAACAGCGACAACACAAATCGTATTAATGGCAGAGAAACTCTAAGTCCATCCTCTATGTTGGATATCTATGCTACACCTTATGATGATGAACGCAACAATCAACGTCCGCGACCAGCACAGCCACTGGAGGCAAACATGAGCAATAATAACCATAATACCACCGccgccacaacaacaacaacagtacgCACAATACAACATTCAAACCACTCGGGCACTCCATATGGCCATGCACCAGTATATGGAGATGGTAATGTTGGTCAACAACCACCAATGCCGGATAGAGATGCATCACCTATTTATGCCACCAGTACGAAAAAGGTAACAACCACTAACTCGATGGCATCGACGTCAGCATATCGCAATGCATCACAACAGCAGCCAGGCATTTTAACATCACCCAAGGCAGCCACATCAATGAGCACTTTAACCATTATGGATTATCCATCTCCTTCACCAACATTGAGGCCAGAAACGCCAGCGTTTCCTGTTACACCGCGTACACCATTTGCTGCAGGCAGCAATACCCCAACACTTGCCAGATCCTCCAACCTTCACCTGAACTCCAACACCACCGAATTGCAAAACTATTCAACGGAAACTATCTATGGCACTAACTATAGGCCTCGTCTGGCTTCATCTCTCTCCATGGCTAATAGCGAACCCCAGGAGGTGGCTGCCCATTTGGTGAAATTTGCTAAagattcatcgaaattttggtataaaccaaatttgtcacgcgaAGAGGCCATATCATTGCTGGTGAATGCTCCCCCCGGAACATTTGTGGTGCGTGACTCGACCACCTATAAAAATGCCTATGGATTGGTATTGCGTGTCTCGCAACCACCACCAGGATCAACGGCAACAGGAAAACCTGATGAATTGGTACG contains these protein-coding regions:
- the by gene encoding focal adhesion protein tensin — translated: MRSHYDELYASSSGETTTNKFLNTSTSHNNNSNNNNTNYTSYNNSSNGTIPYHARENSLPFSYGQIKTSTPSLRPTTKSTASSSLYNKNGVEHDLDFDFDFGLSSGRNGGGFAKTSNNNNNNGLIINSNNGSGKDVNYNLKQNTTTNTSTSIDRANKRSEFFSNGSVGLGENSHNSPTYRAGGGGGGSADTGDFGCTQTLRYNKIATSSSGVETPDASMIKVQPRLTSPLLVRKTLSGGGSSNSSRSPTRSNTNTIANTYHYSYGSGGDGDNFDKFGVNGNINYKNDAKGSYGHNSTLYSGSGGGSSDILTTKTPARHDFDELLRERREKVYNEYRSTTQEVIAPSPNSSPLPPPRRFMNGTVQLPSTLPPSLRHHNGNSNGSATSASHPPQIPQRSQSQNGKYNFDFQFNLNLDDQIQNNDNDFLKRRQPSLDRSPQRSATSRSYQQLHVIDHHRDADGDDDILRRRNQTLDRYNMTTTSQRQTTSYQQRHLQQDDHDDVDFVRRPNQQLYQTRDIPLDSYNVERNYHTSSLTTHAKNQYNNSDNTNRINGRETLSPSSMLDIYATPYDDERNNQRPRPAQPLEANMSNNNHNTTAATTTTTVRTIQHSNHSGTPYGHAPVYGDGNVGQQPPMPDRDASPIYATSTKKVTTTNSMASTSAYRNASQQQPGILTSPKAATSMSTLTIMDYPSPSPTLRPETPAFPVTPRTPFAAGSNTPTLARSSNLHLNSNTTELQNYSTETIYGTNYRPRLASSLSMANSEPQEVAAHLVKFAKDSSKFWYKPNLSREEAISLLVNAPPGTFVVRDSTTYKNAYGLVLRVSQPPPGSTATGKPDELVRHFLIEPTTRGVRLKGCANEPVFTSLSALVYEHSINQLALPCLLQIPDRDIVTPLVEPTPAQTQLLTQGAACNVLWLFSCDTESLTGEEAIRKAIRQMYAPNTNVSPTEVHFKVSHQGITLTDNTRKKFFRKHYTADIISFCAIDPDHRLWTMQEHGNDKTTIVGALKKTIFAFVARRSASSKDNQCHVFCDLAINQPASAIVSFVNKTLPTEKQRNYIL